One stretch of Podospora bellae-mahoneyi strain CBS 112042 chromosome 2, whole genome shotgun sequence DNA includes these proteins:
- the KAE1 gene encoding putative tRNA threonylcarbamoyladenosine biosynthesis protein kae1 (BUSCO:EOG0926347W; EggNog:ENOG503NV5V; COG:O) — MTDLLKNPRRIALGCEGSANKLGIGIILHENDTSTVLSNIRHTFVSPPGTGFLPKDTAAHHRSFFVRLALQALRVANITIPDIDCICYTRGPGMGAPLTSVAIAARTLSLLWNKPLVGVNHCIGHIEMGRAITGASHPVVLYVSGGNTQVIAYAEQRYRIFGEALDIAVGNCLDRFARTLEISNDPAPGYNIEQLAKQGGRILLDLPYAVKGMDCSFSGILTRADELAAHMKSGGKGPDGEAFTPADLCFSLQETIFAMLVEITERAMAHVGSSQVLIVGGVGCNERLQEMMGAMAAERGGSVYATDERFCIDNGIMIAHAGLLAYETGFQTPIEESTCTQRFRTDEVLVKWRK, encoded by the coding sequence ATGACAgacctcctcaaaaaccccCGCCGAATAGCCCTCGGCTGTGAGGGCTCAGCCAACAAACTGGGCATtggcatcatcctccacgaAAACGACACCTCTACCGTCCTCTCCAACATCCGCCACACCTTCGTCTCCCCCCCCGGCACCGGCTTCCTCCCCAAAGACACCGccgcccaccaccgctccttcttcgtccgcctcgccctccaagccctccgtgtcgccaacatcaccatcccagATATAGACTGCATCTGCTACACCCGCGGCCCCGGCATGGGCGCCCCCCTCACCTCGgtcgccatcgccgcccgAACCCTTTCTCTCTTGTGGAACAAACCCCTCGTCGGCGTCAACCACTGCATAGGCCACATCGAAATGGGCCGCGCCATCACCGGCGCCTCCCACCCCGTAGTATTGTACGTTTCCGGAGGCAACACCCAAGTCATAGCCTACGCCGAGCAACGCTACCGCATCTTTGGCGAAGCCCTCGACATAGCGGTAGGAAACTGCCTAGACAGATTCGCCCGAACACTAGAAATAAGCAACGACCCTGCCCCAGGGTATAATATCGAACAGCTCGCCAAACAAGGCGggcgcatcctcctcgacctccccTATGCAGTAAAAGGGATGGACTGCTCCTTCAGCGGGATCCTAACCCGGGCGGACGAGCTGGCGGCGCATATGAAGAGCGGGGGGAAAGGCCCAGACGGGGAAGCGTTTACACCCGCGGATCTGTGCTTTTCGCTTCAGGAAACGATTTTTGCCATGCTGGTCGAGATCACGGAACGGGCGATGGCGCACGTGGGGAGTTCCCAGGTTTTGATCGTGGGGGGTGTGGGCTGCAACGAAAGATTACAGGAAATGATGGGTGCCatggcggcggagaggggggggagcgTCTATGCCACAGACGAGAGGTTCTGCATCGACAATGGAATCATGATTGCGCACGCTGGGCTGCTGGCATACGAGACTGGGTTCCAGACCCCCATTGAGGAAAGTACGTGTACCCAGCGGTTTAGGACGGATGAGGTGTTGGTGAAATGGAGAAAGTGA